The region ATTTGCGCGCCGCCCTGTCTGCCCTGGGCCAGGCAATCCGCGCCCGAGCCCTCGCCGAGCGATGACGGCGACGCCTATATCTAGCGTGTCAACAAATCATCTGCCTTTACGACCCCCAACATCTTGTGGTGAGATTACAGAATGAATACGCGACGTACGATCCTGACCGGCGCCGGCATCGTGGCCGTGGGTGGCCTTGGCTGGCTGGCCGTGGATCGCCTCGGCCTGCTCGAGAAGAAGCCGGCCGCGACCGGCCAGGCCCCGGCCGCCCCCGCGGCGGCGCCCGCCCCGGCAAGCCCGCCGCCGGCTGCTGTCCCCGCTGCCGCGGTTGACGGCGCCTTCGTCCTGGGCTCGCCCGATGCCAAGGTCACGGTCATCGAATATGCCTCGATGACCTGCCCGCATTGCGCCCACTTCGCGACCACGACCTTCGCCGAGGTCAAGAAGCAGTTCATCGACACCGGCAAGATCCGGTTCGTCTATCGCGATTTCCCGCTCGACGGGGTCGCCCTGCGGGCTTCCATGCTGGCCCAATGCGCCGGCGCTGAGCGGGTCGAGCCGCTGATCGAACTGCTGTTCCGCTCCCAGGCGACCTGGGCCCGCGCAGCCGATCCGATCGCCGCCCTGAAGCAGACGGTGAAGCTGGCCGGTGTCGGCGATGGCCAAGCCGACGCCTGCCTGGCCGACGAGGCCCTGAAGAACAAGGTCGCGCAGTCGCGCTTCAATGCCGAGCGCGACTTCAAGATCGAGTCGACGCCCAGCTTCGTGATCGGGACCAAGGTCGCGTCCGGTGCGTTGACCATCGAAGAATTCACCAAGTTCCTGAAGGACAACGGCCTGCCCGACTGAGGCAGGCCGTGACAGACAATCGAGGGGGCAATGGTCCAGTTCTCAAAACTGCGGCTGTCGGGCTTTAAGTCCTTCGTCGATCCGACGGAAATGGTCATCCACCCCGGCATGACCGGCATCGTCGGCCCGAACGGTTGCGGCAAGTCCAACCTCCTCGAAGCCCTGCGTTGGGTCATGGGCGAAACCTCGGCCAAGCTGATCCGTGGCTCGGAAATGGACGACGTGATCTTTGCCGGCACGTCGACCCGCCCGTCCCGCAACCTGGCCGAAGTCTCCCTCGTCCTCGACAATTCGCAACGCTTGGCGCCGGTCGCCTTCAACGACCATGCCGAACTCGAAATCTCGCGCCGGATCGAGCGCGAGGCCGGCAGCGCCTATCGCATCAACGGCAAGGAAGTCCGCGCCCGCGACGTCCACCTGCTGTTCGCCGATGCCTCGGTCGGTGCCCGCTCCCCCGCCCTGGTGGGTCAGGGCCGCATCGGCGCGATCATCAATTCCAAGGCGCGCGACCGCCGCGCCATCCTGGAAGAGGCCGCCGGCATCGCCGGCCTGCATTCCAGGCGCCACGAGGCCGAACTGCGCTTGAAGGCGGCGGAAGGCAACCTGGTCCGCGTCGACGACGTGATGGGGCAGTTGACCAACCAGTTGAATGCCTTGAAGCGCCAGTCGCGCCAGGCCACCCGCTACCGCAACGTTCAGGGCCAGATCCGCAAGGGCGAGGCCGTCGTCCTGCACCTGAAATGGCTGGATGCTGAGGCCGCCCTGCAGGCCGCCCGCGCCGACCTGACCGCGGCCCAGGCGGCGGTGGCGGCGGCGACCGAATTCGCCACCCACACGGTCAACCAGGAAAACGCCGTCGCCGACCAGATCAACCCGCTGCGCG is a window of Oleomonas cavernae DNA encoding:
- a CDS encoding DsbA family protein, whose translation is MNTRRTILTGAGIVAVGGLGWLAVDRLGLLEKKPAATGQAPAAPAAAPAPASPPPAAVPAAAVDGAFVLGSPDAKVTVIEYASMTCPHCAHFATTTFAEVKKQFIDTGKIRFVYRDFPLDGVALRASMLAQCAGAERVEPLIELLFRSQATWARAADPIAALKQTVKLAGVGDGQADACLADEALKNKVAQSRFNAERDFKIESTPSFVIGTKVASGALTIEEFTKFLKDNGLPD